Proteins encoded within one genomic window of Lysinibacillus louembei:
- a CDS encoding universal stress protein: MANHYQNIVVAVDGSKEAEYAFRKSLDVAKRNVGSTLHLVNVIDTRSFAAVEAYDRSIAERAQKFSEELLNGYKQQALEAGVENVKTLIEYGSPKSIITKELSKLVTADLIICGATGLNAVERFLIGSVSEAIVRSANCDVLVIRTPE, translated from the coding sequence ATGGCAAATCATTACCAAAATATCGTAGTAGCAGTAGACGGTTCAAAAGAAGCGGAATATGCTTTTCGCAAGTCTCTAGATGTTGCCAAACGTAATGTCGGTTCGACACTTCACTTAGTAAATGTAATTGACACTCGTTCATTTGCAGCTGTAGAAGCATACGATCGCTCAATCGCTGAACGAGCTCAAAAATTTTCTGAAGAACTATTAAATGGTTATAAACAGCAAGCGCTTGAGGCAGGCGTTGAAAACGTAAAAACGTTAATCGAATACGGCTCACCAAAATCAATTATTACAAAAGAATTATCGAAGCTTGTCACTGCAGACTTAATCATTTGTGGTGCTACAGGTTTAAATGCAGTAGAACGCTTCCTAATTGGCTCTGTATCTGAGGCAATCGTTCGCTCTGCAAACTGTGACGTACTAGTAATTCGTACGCCAGAATGA
- a CDS encoding alpha/beta-type small acid-soluble spore protein, with amino-acid sequence MTSNNNRNSNKLYVPGAQQAIDQMKYEIAQEFGVQLGPEASSRANGSVGGEITKRLVAMAEQQLKGTNQ; translated from the coding sequence ATGACTTCAAACAACAACCGTAACTCAAACAAGCTTTACGTGCCAGGCGCACAACAAGCGATTGACCAAATGAAGTACGAAATCGCACAAGAATTTGGTGTACAACTTGGGCCTGAAGCTTCTTCACGCGCAAACGGTTCAGTAGGTGGCGAGATCACAAAACGTCTTGTTGCTATGGCTGAACAACAATTAAAAGGTACAAACCAATAA
- a CDS encoding class I SAM-dependent methyltransferase has product MEMFEQIFMHINGEAEKREKEQEQTYLDALLSTLEDTLDGVFSWQVEGATKEEMRKAIQIAILKGMRKGSQPNHQMTPDTLGLLVSYFVEQFFEKELENGTISVLDLAVGTGNLLYTMMNAQDGKIQATGIEVDELLIQLAAATGDLIEQQVTLYRQDALDNLLVDPVDAVVCDLPVGYYPNEEVALDYELCAAEGMSFAHYLFIEQALRYTKDGGYLFFLIPANLFEGEEAKKLHHYLKANAWIQAVIQLPETLFSAKAHEKSILILQKQQKELRAPREVLLAKVPNMSNKQALAMFFEKVQMWKEGK; this is encoded by the coding sequence ATGGAAATGTTTGAACAAATTTTTATGCATATCAATGGTGAGGCAGAGAAGCGTGAAAAGGAGCAAGAGCAAACCTATTTAGATGCGCTACTTAGCACGCTAGAGGATACGCTTGATGGCGTGTTTTCTTGGCAAGTAGAAGGTGCGACAAAAGAGGAAATGCGTAAGGCGATTCAAATTGCCATTTTAAAAGGAATGCGCAAAGGCTCACAGCCCAATCACCAAATGACACCCGATACATTAGGGCTCTTAGTTAGCTATTTTGTTGAGCAATTTTTTGAAAAAGAATTAGAGAACGGAACAATTTCTGTACTTGATTTAGCTGTTGGTACAGGTAATTTATTATATACGATGATGAATGCGCAAGATGGCAAAATTCAAGCAACGGGCATCGAAGTGGATGAGCTTTTAATTCAATTAGCTGCAGCAACAGGCGATTTAATTGAGCAGCAAGTAACTTTATATCGTCAAGATGCACTTGATAACTTGTTAGTTGATCCAGTAGACGCAGTTGTTTGTGATTTACCTGTTGGCTATTATCCGAATGAAGAGGTTGCACTTGATTACGAGCTTTGTGCAGCGGAAGGGATGAGCTTTGCTCATTATTTATTTATAGAGCAGGCACTCCGTTATACGAAGGATGGCGGCTATTTATTTTTCTTAATTCCAGCGAATCTTTTTGAGGGAGAAGAAGCGAAAAAGCTGCATCATTATTTAAAGGCAAATGCTTGGATACAGGCCGTTATCCAATTACCAGAAACTTTATTTTCTGCAAAGGCACACGAAAAAAGCATCTTAATCTTGCAAAAGCAGCAAAAAGAATTGCGCGCACCTCGTGAAGTGCTGTTAGCAAAAGTACCGAATATGTCCAACAAACAAGCGTTAGCAATGTTTTTTGAAAAAGTGCAAATGTGGAAGGAAGGCAAATAG
- a CDS encoding GAF domain-containing protein: MFAQTQYEGTLESQYAMLSKQLDALLTGEKDVIANLSNASALLNQFLQEINWVGFYLMKDGELVLGPFQGLPACVRIPVGRGVCGSAVEQKKTFVVEDVHAFPGHIACDAASNSEIVIPLLKEDEVIGVLDIDSPIKNRFSAEDEQGLTLFVQTLLKHLS, encoded by the coding sequence ATGTTTGCTCAAACACAATATGAAGGCACGCTTGAAAGCCAATATGCCATGCTTTCAAAACAGCTTGACGCACTTCTTACAGGAGAAAAGGATGTAATTGCGAATTTAAGCAATGCTTCCGCGTTACTAAATCAATTTTTACAGGAAATTAACTGGGTAGGCTTTTATTTAATGAAGGATGGCGAGCTTGTACTTGGACCATTCCAAGGGCTACCTGCTTGTGTACGCATCCCAGTTGGCCGTGGTGTATGCGGTTCTGCTGTGGAACAGAAGAAAACTTTCGTTGTGGAAGATGTGCACGCATTTCCAGGACATATCGCATGCGATGCCGCTTCCAATTCAGAAATTGTCATCCCATTGTTAAAAGAGGATGAAGTGATTGGGGTATTAGATATTGATAGTCCTATAAAAAATCGCTTTTCTGCAGAGGACGAGCAAGGTTTAACATTATTTGTTCAAACATTGTTAAAGCATTTATCATGA
- the ezrA gene encoding septation ring formation regulator EzrA — MEYIIIVVVLLLALLIFGLMIRRKHNAEIERLEKEKMQVQHYPIYEELTKVKALNMNGQTEEMFENWRNMWSEVIDVHVVKMDSMLFDAEEYVDRFKFKKASQIEREIEEYIVKCETIKVKIIKELEELIGSEEKNRIEVEQLKEYHRSARKTILAHQYSFGPALEQLEKRLEQFVPKFEEFDQLTAEGNYLQAREIILTLNGEAQSIFALLSDIPTLLTEIQTKIPTAIQELRNGQKEMEEQKYYLRHLELTDYLNKLEEELVTLKQAVADLNLTEVAPRIDEINDEIDNFYDLLEKEVVAKKFVDRHCNAMNDTIHEVVKATKEVHDEAAYVQHSYRLPDKEAEVPKQCLKQLEVLQKRYELLAIRVEEEKSAYSSLQEELQEITNEMERIQEEQEKFSNMLKNLRIDENNARKELDALKKLLQNTERMLHKANIPGVPEEMDARLEEAEEHIFIVVQSLQEIPLNMEAVHSHLLNAKKCIEDVHERAEEMITNVMLIERMIQYGNRYRATNATVNARLAEAEEAFHQFRYVKALEDAAHAVESIEPGAIKRIEALVQEELLMK; from the coding sequence GTGGAGTATATCATCATTGTTGTCGTCCTACTATTAGCATTATTAATTTTTGGTTTAATGATCAGGCGAAAACATAATGCTGAAATAGAGCGACTAGAAAAAGAAAAAATGCAAGTACAGCATTATCCTATATATGAAGAATTAACAAAAGTAAAAGCGCTGAATATGAACGGCCAAACAGAGGAAATGTTTGAAAACTGGCGCAATATGTGGTCAGAGGTAATCGATGTTCATGTTGTCAAAATGGATTCCATGTTATTCGATGCAGAAGAATATGTTGACCGTTTTAAATTTAAAAAAGCTTCCCAAATCGAACGTGAAATCGAAGAATATATTGTGAAATGTGAAACGATTAAGGTGAAAATTATTAAAGAGCTGGAAGAGTTGATTGGTAGCGAAGAGAAAAATCGTATTGAGGTGGAGCAACTAAAGGAATATCACCGCTCAGCACGCAAAACGATTTTAGCGCATCAATATTCCTTTGGTCCTGCATTAGAACAGCTTGAAAAACGATTGGAGCAATTTGTTCCAAAGTTTGAAGAGTTTGACCAATTGACAGCGGAAGGCAATTATTTGCAGGCTCGCGAAATTATTTTGACGTTAAACGGAGAAGCGCAGTCTATTTTTGCTTTATTAAGTGACATTCCAACATTGCTAACAGAAATTCAAACGAAAATTCCGACAGCTATTCAAGAATTACGCAACGGTCAGAAGGAGATGGAGGAGCAAAAGTATTATTTACGCCATCTTGAACTGACGGATTATTTAAATAAGCTTGAAGAGGAGCTTGTCACATTAAAGCAAGCTGTTGCTGATTTAAATTTAACAGAGGTCGCACCTCGCATTGACGAAATTAACGATGAAATTGATAATTTCTATGACTTGCTTGAAAAGGAAGTAGTCGCGAAAAAATTCGTTGACCGCCATTGCAATGCGATGAATGATACGATTCATGAAGTCGTGAAAGCAACGAAGGAAGTACATGACGAGGCGGCATACGTACAGCATAGCTATCGCTTACCAGATAAAGAGGCGGAAGTGCCAAAGCAATGCTTAAAGCAGCTTGAGGTTTTACAAAAGCGCTACGAGTTATTAGCGATTCGTGTAGAAGAGGAAAAATCGGCCTATTCTAGCTTACAGGAAGAATTGCAAGAAATTACAAATGAAATGGAACGCATTCAAGAGGAGCAAGAAAAATTCTCAAATATGTTGAAAAATTTACGTATTGATGAAAATAATGCACGTAAAGAGTTAGATGCGTTAAAAAAATTATTGCAAAATACAGAGCGAATGCTACATAAAGCGAATATTCCAGGGGTTCCTGAGGAAATGGATGCGCGCTTAGAAGAAGCAGAAGAGCACATTTTTATTGTGGTGCAAAGCTTGCAAGAAATTCCACTGAATATGGAAGCAGTACATAGCCATTTATTAAATGCGAAAAAATGTATTGAAGATGTACATGAACGTGCGGAAGAAATGATTACAAATGTCATGTTGATTGAACGAATGATTCAATATGGCAATCGCTACAGAGCGACGAATGCAACGGTGAATGCACGTTTAGCTGAAGCGGAGGAAGCATTCCATCAATTCCGCTATGTCAAGGCTTTAGAGGATGCTGCACATGCGGTAGAATCCATTGAACCTGGAGCAATTAAACGTATCGAGGCGCTAGTACAAGAAGAATTATTAATGAAATAG
- the thiI gene encoding tRNA uracil 4-sulfurtransferase ThiI, producing MIFKEILIRYGELSTKGRNKNDFIRRLRENIRYSFTDIWPLKIRAERDRMFIEIENDEKYEVLMQRLPEVFGIQSFSPVAACEKDIDAMKQLAIDIMAQYGDKPLTFKVEVRRTDKHFPFDTYMIQRELGGAVLSNHQNISVQVKKPDVELRVEVRYDAIYMMGQIIPGAAGMPVGSNGKSLLMLSGGIDSPVAGYLMMKRGVRLEAIHFYSPPYTSEHSLQKVKDLANELTKFGAKIRLHVIPFTEIQVLIKDRVPENMTMTVTRRMMLRIADKVREEIGALAIVTGESLGQVASQTLESLTAINAVTTTPILRPLIAMDKLDIIQIAERINTYETSVQPYEDCCTIFTPARPKTKPKAEKVAYFESFTEFDELIERAVKNREMHLLPAKKETVDKFADLL from the coding sequence ATGATTTTTAAAGAAATATTAATTCGTTATGGTGAGCTATCGACAAAAGGGCGCAATAAAAATGACTTTATTCGTCGTTTACGTGAAAATATTCGCTATTCTTTTACAGATATCTGGCCATTAAAAATTCGTGCTGAGCGCGATCGTATGTTTATTGAAATAGAAAATGATGAAAAGTATGAAGTGTTAATGCAGCGTTTGCCAGAGGTGTTTGGTATTCAATCATTTAGCCCTGTTGCGGCATGTGAAAAAGATATCGATGCAATGAAGCAATTAGCGATTGACATTATGGCACAGTATGGTGATAAACCGCTAACATTTAAAGTAGAAGTGCGCCGTACAGATAAGCATTTCCCATTTGATACGTATATGATTCAACGTGAACTAGGCGGCGCTGTACTGAGCAATCATCAAAATATTTCAGTGCAAGTGAAAAAGCCAGATGTAGAATTGCGTGTAGAGGTTCGCTATGATGCCATTTATATGATGGGACAAATTATTCCAGGTGCAGCAGGCATGCCTGTTGGCTCAAATGGCAAATCGCTATTAATGCTGTCAGGTGGTATTGATAGCCCTGTAGCAGGCTATTTAATGATGAAACGTGGTGTGCGTTTAGAGGCAATTCATTTTTATAGTCCGCCGTACACAAGTGAGCATTCTTTACAAAAAGTAAAGGATTTGGCCAATGAGCTAACGAAATTTGGAGCAAAAATTCGCTTGCATGTTATTCCATTCACAGAAATTCAAGTGTTGATTAAGGACCGTGTGCCTGAAAATATGACAATGACCGTTACGCGTCGTATGATGCTTCGCATTGCAGATAAAGTGCGCGAGGAAATTGGTGCATTAGCGATTGTAACAGGTGAAAGCCTAGGACAAGTTGCATCACAAACGCTAGAAAGCTTAACGGCAATTAATGCTGTAACGACAACGCCAATTTTACGTCCCTTGATTGCGATGGATAAGCTGGATATTATCCAAATTGCAGAGCGTATTAACACATATGAAACATCTGTGCAGCCTTATGAGGATTGCTGTACGATTTTCACACCAGCAAGACCGAAAACGAAGCCAAAAGCAGAGAAGGTTGCTTATTTTGAAAGCTTTACGGAGTTCGATGAGTTAATTGAGCGTGCTGTGAAAAATCGTGAGATGCATTTGTTACCAGCGAAAAAAGAAACCGTTGATAAATTCGCGGATTTATTATAA
- the tpx gene encoding thiol peroxidase, producing MAQVTFKNGPVTLLGNEVKVGDKAPDFTVLANDLSAVTLKDSEGKVRLFSVVPSLDTGVCDAQTRKFNEAAAELGDNVVIYTVSMDLPFAQKRWCGAAGIDAVQTVSDHRDASFGEAYGVHIKELRLLTRAVFVVDAEGTVTYVEYVPEATDHPNYEAAVEAVKALTK from the coding sequence GTGGCACAAGTAACATTTAAAAATGGTCCAGTAACATTATTAGGGAATGAAGTAAAAGTTGGGGATAAAGCACCTGATTTTACAGTGTTAGCAAACGATTTATCAGCGGTAACATTGAAGGATTCAGAAGGGAAAGTTCGATTATTTTCAGTCGTTCCTTCACTTGACACAGGTGTATGTGATGCACAAACGCGTAAATTTAACGAAGCGGCAGCAGAGCTAGGCGATAATGTTGTAATTTACACAGTGTCAATGGATTTACCATTTGCACAAAAACGCTGGTGTGGTGCAGCAGGTATTGATGCAGTACAAACAGTATCTGACCACCGTGATGCATCATTTGGTGAAGCGTATGGCGTACATATTAAAGAATTACGCCTATTAACACGTGCTGTATTCGTAGTAGATGCAGAAGGTACTGTAACGTATGTAGAATATGTACCAGAAGCGACGGACCACCCAAATTATGAAGCAGCAGTTGAAGCTGTAAAAGCATTAACAAAATAA
- the mbcS gene encoding acyl-CoA synthetase MbcS, producing the protein MKREDLIAPHAYNIVDEIERHAVGDKKALIIQQEDGQQEEITYVELIARANQVANVFYTHGLQKGDVILVMLPRSVEAYITYIGALKAGLVIIPSSELLRAKDIDYRIEHAEAKAIVANENYIAELDEVQHLDGLKLFVVGEGQEPWISFVKEIEAASSQFDAPTIFSTDTAFLAYTSGTTGNPKGAVHQHSWGYAHLRTTASSWLGVREGDIVWATAAPGWQKWIWSPFLAVLGSGATAFVYTGKFDTAKYLTLLQNIGVNVLCCTPTEYRMMAKAENLSSYHLEKLRSAVSAGEPLNREVIETFKREFNVEVRDGYGQTENTLLVGTLFGMEARPGSMGKPTPGNMVEIVDEYGEIVEHGVVGDIAVHNSTPALFKGYYKDIERTQMQFRGEWFITGDQAYKDEDGYLWFQGRNDDIIVSSGYTIGPFEVEDALVKHPAVRECAVVASPDPVRGNIVKAFIVLRDEQMKHSPMIVSELQEHVKALTAPYKYPRAIEFLDELPKTASGKIRRVALRNNEQKKSLEQQ; encoded by the coding sequence GTGAAACGAGAAGATTTAATTGCGCCGCATGCTTATAATATTGTGGATGAAATTGAGAGACATGCAGTAGGGGATAAAAAGGCGTTAATTATTCAGCAAGAGGATGGACAGCAAGAGGAAATTACATATGTGGAACTAATCGCAAGAGCAAATCAGGTCGCCAATGTTTTTTATACACATGGCTTGCAAAAAGGTGATGTCATTCTTGTGATGCTACCTCGTTCAGTAGAAGCTTACATAACATATATAGGAGCATTAAAAGCAGGATTAGTCATTATACCAAGCTCAGAGCTATTGCGTGCAAAGGATATTGATTATCGTATTGAGCATGCGGAAGCAAAGGCGATTGTAGCAAACGAAAATTATATTGCTGAGCTTGATGAGGTGCAGCATTTAGATGGGTTAAAGCTTTTTGTTGTCGGTGAGGGGCAGGAGCCTTGGATTTCTTTTGTGAAAGAAATAGAGGCTGCTTCCAGTCAATTTGATGCACCAACTATTTTCTCAACGGATACCGCTTTTTTAGCCTATACAAGCGGCACAACAGGCAATCCGAAAGGCGCTGTTCATCAGCATAGCTGGGGCTATGCCCATTTGCGCACAACGGCAAGCAGCTGGTTAGGTGTGCGTGAAGGAGATATTGTATGGGCAACGGCAGCACCAGGCTGGCAAAAATGGATTTGGAGCCCGTTCTTAGCGGTGCTTGGAAGCGGCGCTACAGCCTTTGTTTATACAGGGAAATTTGACACTGCAAAATATTTAACATTGCTACAAAATATCGGCGTGAATGTTTTATGCTGTACACCGACAGAATATCGTATGATGGCAAAGGCAGAAAATTTAAGCAGCTATCATTTAGAAAAATTGCGCAGTGCAGTTTCGGCTGGCGAGCCATTAAATCGAGAAGTAATCGAAACATTTAAACGGGAATTTAATGTGGAAGTGCGAGATGGTTATGGTCAAACAGAAAATACATTGCTTGTAGGCACATTATTTGGCATGGAAGCACGTCCTGGTTCAATGGGGAAACCAACGCCAGGCAATATGGTAGAAATAGTAGATGAGTATGGTGAAATTGTAGAGCATGGTGTAGTAGGTGATATTGCTGTGCATAATTCTACGCCTGCATTGTTTAAAGGCTATTATAAAGATATAGAGCGCACACAAATGCAATTTCGTGGGGAATGGTTTATTACAGGAGATCAAGCGTATAAAGATGAAGATGGCTATCTTTGGTTCCAAGGGCGCAATGACGATATTATCGTGTCATCAGGCTATACAATTGGCCCATTTGAAGTAGAGGATGCGTTAGTGAAGCATCCAGCAGTGCGCGAATGTGCAGTAGTCGCAAGCCCAGACCCAGTGCGTGGAAATATTGTAAAAGCCTTTATCGTATTGCGTGATGAACAAATGAAGCATAGTCCAATGATTGTGTCAGAATTACAGGAGCATGTAAAAGCGTTAACAGCACCTTACAAATATCCACGAGCAATCGAATTTTTAGATGAACTACCAAAAACAGCATCAGGTAAAATTCGTCGTGTTGCATTGCGTAATAATGAGCAAAAAAAATCATTAGAACAACAATAA
- the hisJ gene encoding histidinol-phosphatase HisJ, translating to MKKDGHIHTPFCPHGSKDALEHYVEKAIACHFSEITFTEHAPLPPSFDEPTPDKDGGMDLALLPSYFTQLQQIKKYYSSQIRINIGLEVDFIAGFEHETRQFLNEYGPLLDDSILSVHFLKWQNRYTCIDFSKEVYLQYAEQLGSVQRLYQLYYETVHQSIDSDLGKYKPKRIGHPTLIHKFQHAHGEQIDDIAQIKKLMLHMQSAGYEMDFNSAGLSKPLCLEPYPPLATLEYAHSIGLRYTFGSDAHTVQDLHQHYDLLFS from the coding sequence ATGAAAAAAGATGGTCACATTCACACACCCTTTTGTCCACACGGCTCAAAAGATGCATTAGAACATTATGTTGAAAAAGCAATTGCCTGTCATTTTTCCGAAATTACTTTTACGGAGCACGCACCGCTGCCGCCATCATTTGATGAACCTACACCTGATAAGGATGGTGGGATGGATTTAGCATTGCTCCCATCCTATTTTACACAATTGCAACAGATAAAAAAATACTATTCTTCACAAATCCGTATTAATATTGGACTTGAAGTCGATTTTATTGCTGGTTTTGAGCATGAAACGCGTCAATTTCTCAATGAATATGGTCCATTGCTTGATGATTCGATTCTTTCTGTCCATTTTTTAAAATGGCAAAACCGTTATACTTGTATTGATTTTTCGAAAGAAGTATATTTACAATACGCCGAACAATTAGGCTCTGTGCAACGACTGTATCAATTATATTATGAAACAGTTCACCAATCAATTGATAGCGATTTAGGTAAATATAAGCCGAAGCGAATCGGACATCCGACATTGATTCACAAATTTCAGCATGCACACGGTGAACAAATTGATGATATAGCACAAATTAAGAAATTAATGCTACATATGCAAAGCGCAGGCTATGAAATGGATTTTAACAGTGCAGGTTTAAGCAAACCGCTTTGCTTAGAGCCTTATCCGCCGCTAGCCACGCTGGAGTACGCACATTCAATTGGGCTTCGCTATACTTTCGGCTCAGATGCACACACTGTGCAAGATTTGCACCAGCACTATGATTTATTATTTTCATAA
- the sppA gene encoding signal peptide peptidase SppA, with amino-acid sequence MNTKRWVALIAAVVLIVFSIGLNAMMAIFKTNFFNSFDAVLPMPGDIVMNESVVEPGDLEKRIALLTVNGTIQDVGSGDVWTKVEYDHQMFMNQLDIILADESVQAVVLAVNSPGGGVIESAAIHEKLLEIKEQRQIPIYVSMGTMAASGGYYIAAPSDKIFALKETITGSIGVIMQGINYSELAEKLGVKFETIKSGPHKDMFGGSRETSPEERAMLQEMIDEMYEEFVDVVEAGRGMSEADVKKVADGRILGGTQALKAGLVDEIGTLNDTIAAIRADYDLQDAELFEYTKEDESLAAIFGMKVGSMFGPSVEERFLTRILTTHNAPRAMYLYGDF; translated from the coding sequence ATGAATACAAAAAGATGGGTAGCTTTAATAGCTGCGGTGGTATTAATTGTATTTTCAATCGGTTTAAATGCAATGATGGCCATATTCAAAACAAATTTTTTCAATTCATTTGATGCTGTACTGCCAATGCCTGGAGATATAGTAATGAATGAAAGCGTAGTAGAGCCAGGCGATTTGGAGAAACGAATTGCACTTTTAACAGTGAATGGAACAATTCAAGATGTAGGCTCAGGTGATGTATGGACAAAAGTAGAATACGATCATCAAATGTTTATGAATCAATTGGATATCATTTTAGCGGATGAATCTGTGCAGGCAGTCGTGTTAGCTGTTAATTCACCAGGTGGTGGTGTTATTGAATCAGCAGCAATTCATGAGAAGCTACTGGAAATTAAAGAGCAACGACAAATTCCAATTTATGTATCAATGGGCACAATGGCCGCATCAGGTGGCTATTATATTGCTGCACCGAGCGATAAAATATTTGCGTTAAAAGAAACGATTACAGGGTCGATTGGTGTCATTATGCAAGGCATTAATTACTCAGAGCTAGCAGAAAAATTAGGTGTGAAATTTGAAACGATTAAATCAGGGCCACATAAAGATATGTTCGGGGGCTCCCGTGAAACTTCACCAGAGGAACGTGCAATGCTGCAAGAAATGATTGACGAAATGTATGAGGAATTCGTGGATGTTGTAGAGGCAGGCCGCGGCATGTCAGAGGCGGATGTTAAAAAAGTAGCGGATGGTCGTATTTTAGGTGGAACACAAGCGTTGAAAGCAGGCTTAGTAGACGAAATTGGGACATTAAATGATACAATTGCCGCTATTCGCGCCGATTATGATTTGCAAGATGCTGAGCTATTTGAATATACAAAAGAAGATGAAAGCCTTGCTGCAATATTTGGTATGAAAGTAGGCTCAATGTTTGGACCATCTGTTGAAGAACGCTTTTTAACACGTATTTTAACAACGCATAATGCACCGCGTGCAATGTACTTATATGGTGATTTTTAA
- a CDS encoding cysteine desulfurase family protein produces MNSNIIYLDNSATTKPHPEVLQTFLQVNEQYYANPASIHEAGVEANALLMRAREQIAGIVGTEAKHVIFTAGGTESNNFAIFGTAQANTHKGKHILTTKIEHPSVLEAVKRLAQEGFEVEYLAVNEVGIISLDKLREKVRPDTILVSIMHVNNEMGAIQPIAEAAAIIHAQSRALFHVDAVQSFGKIPVRFHDEHGPDLITISGHKIHALKGSGALLLRKKLTVAPFLVGGGQEFGLRSGTVAVPQAVALAKAARMAIEAMPEKQLQFEKWSNDLHAFLRKFGRDIHLLSSEAGAAHIVSFSVNGLKGEVLINALQQHGIIVSTSSACSSKQTTTSHVVEALNVIPSFKKGVLRVSFGAHTTDAHIEQFKKVFTVIMRDLKGENKE; encoded by the coding sequence ATGAATTCCAATATAATTTATTTAGATAACAGCGCAACGACAAAGCCACATCCAGAGGTGCTGCAAACATTTTTACAAGTAAATGAGCAGTATTATGCTAATCCTGCATCCATTCATGAAGCAGGTGTTGAGGCGAATGCTTTATTAATGCGTGCACGTGAGCAAATTGCGGGTATTGTTGGAACAGAGGCGAAGCACGTTATTTTTACGGCTGGAGGTACAGAGTCGAATAATTTTGCGATTTTTGGTACAGCACAGGCAAATACGCATAAAGGTAAACATATTTTAACGACAAAAATTGAACATCCTTCCGTATTAGAGGCGGTCAAGCGTTTAGCGCAGGAGGGCTTTGAGGTCGAATATTTAGCGGTCAATGAGGTCGGGATTATTTCGCTTGATAAGCTACGTGAAAAAGTAAGACCAGACACGATTTTAGTAAGCATTATGCATGTGAATAATGAAATGGGGGCAATTCAGCCGATTGCAGAGGCTGCTGCGATTATTCATGCACAAAGCCGCGCACTGTTTCATGTAGATGCAGTACAAAGCTTTGGCAAAATCCCTGTGCGTTTTCATGATGAGCATGGTCCTGATTTAATTACGATTTCAGGTCATAAAATTCATGCACTAAAAGGATCAGGTGCATTGCTTCTTCGTAAAAAGCTAACAGTTGCCCCGTTTCTAGTTGGTGGTGGACAGGAATTTGGTCTGCGTAGCGGTACGGTCGCTGTGCCACAGGCGGTAGCCTTAGCGAAAGCAGCGCGTATGGCGATTGAGGCAATGCCTGAAAAACAGCTGCAATTTGAGAAATGGTCAAACGATTTACATGCCTTTTTACGCAAGTTTGGTCGAGATATCCATCTGTTATCATCAGAAGCTGGCGCGGCACATATCGTATCGTTTAGTGTCAACGGCTTAAAGGGAGAAGTATTGATTAATGCGCTGCAACAGCATGGAATTATCGTGTCGACATCGAGTGCTTGTTCATCAAAGCAAACGACGACAAGCCATGTTGTAGAGGCATTAAATGTGATACCGAGCTTTAAAAAAGGTGTGCTACGTGTAAGCTTTGGCGCACATACAACAGATGCACATATTGAGCAGTTTAAAAAAGTATTCACTGTTATTATGCGCGATTTAAAAGGAGAAAATAAAGAATGA
- a CDS encoding RDD family protein, protein MQYEHTAIPPTTQYVQKTAGFWLRLWAFMIDGLIISAAIGILINPIFYFMDWSLMKTPWYAPLAIISTVVYFSYFAIMTRFWQQTVGKMIFGLRVVKVDGQQLDWLTVLFREVIGRFISNTIFYLPYLAVAFSPKNQGLLDYIADTIVVHERLYTEQQTQQAAPVQQPEIEYMI, encoded by the coding sequence ATGCAATACGAACATACAGCTATCCCACCAACAACACAATATGTGCAGAAAACGGCAGGTTTTTGGCTGCGCTTATGGGCATTCATGATTGATGGGCTAATTATCAGCGCTGCTATCGGTATTTTAATTAACCCAATTTTTTATTTCATGGATTGGAGCTTAATGAAAACGCCGTGGTATGCACCGTTAGCCATTATTTCAACAGTCGTATATTTTAGCTATTTTGCGATTATGACGAGATTTTGGCAGCAAACAGTTGGCAAGATGATTTTTGGCTTGCGTGTTGTAAAGGTTGATGGTCAGCAGCTTGATTGGTTGACAGTTTTATTCCGTGAGGTGATTGGGCGCTTTATTAGCAATACGATTTTTTACTTACCGTATTTAGCGGTTGCTTTCTCACCAAAAAATCAAGGCTTGCTCGATTATATTGCAGATACAATTGTTGTACATGAACGCCTTTATACAGAGCAACAAACACAGCAAGCAGCGCCTGTACAACAGCCTGAAATTGAATATATGATTTAA